Within the Phaseolus vulgaris cultivar G19833 chromosome 9, P. vulgaris v2.0, whole genome shotgun sequence genome, the region aattatcATTTTCCAAAAGATTTTTTAAAGTCAAGCTAATGTAAATAAACTATTGactatttctttaaaataagcTTCACCAATTTTATTCAATGTTATTACTTACCAATATCCCTTAATCATATGTAGCATGTGGTTGCAGTTTTAATttgacacaattttttttatcgtgAGAAATAATCATTTCAAAGATGACCTAATaactcataaaaaataaaaagaaaaataagataaaatctCATCCCAATCAAAACCGATCCCACAATAAACTATCGTCTAACCTAAAATTCAAGAATATCACACACACAAAAACTTAACTTTGACAACCCTCAGAATATATCAACACATCAAATTTGACAGATATGATTTTTGATTTGGTTAGCAGATGCTCAAATCGGGGTGTGTTATGGCATGATGGGCAACAATCTCCCATCAGCCAATGAAGTTATAAACCTTTACAGATCAAACAACATAAGAAGAATGAGACTTTACGATCCCAATCAAGCAGCTCTGCAAGCACTCAGAAACTCAGGCATTGAACTCATTCTTGGAGTGCCAAACTCTGATCTTCAGGGTCTTGCCACAAATGCCGACACTGCTCGTCAATGGGTGCAAAGGAACGTGTTGAACTTTTGGCCCAGTGTTAAAATCAAGTACATAGCAGTTGGCAATGAAGTGAGTCCTGTTGGAGGTTCCTCTTGGTATGCCCAATATGTTCTACCTGCTGTCCAAAATGTATACCAAGCTGTAAGGGCTCAAGGCCTCCATGATCAAATCAAGGTTTCAACAGCCATTGACATGACCCTTATAGGAAACTCCTACCCTCCATCACAAGGTTCCTTCAGGGGTGATGTTAGATCCTACCTAGACCCTATAATAGGGTACTTGCTATATGCAAGTGCACCTTTGCTAGTGAATGTGTACCCTTATTTCAGTTACTCTGGTAATCCTCGTGATATATCACTTCCCTATGCTCTTTTCACTTCACCAAATGTTGTGGTGAGGGATGGCCAATATGGGTACCAAAATCTGTTTGATGCTATGTTGGATTCAGTGCATGCAGCCATTGATAACACTAGGATTGGTTACGTTGAGGTGGTTGTGTCTGAGAGTGGGTGGCCCTCAGATGGAGGGTTTGGTGCCACGTATGACAACGCACGTGTGTACTTGGATAACTTGGTTCGTCGTGCTGGAAGAGGAAGCCCTAGAAGGCCTTCGAAGCCTACAGAGACTTATATATTTGCCATGTTCGATGAGAATCAAAAGAGTCCTGAGATAGAGAAACATTTTGGGCTCTTTAAACCCAGCAAAGAGAAGAAGTACCCCTTTGGATTTGGTGCCCAAAGGGATGCAAAGATTGTTGTTGATGAGTTCAATGCAACATATCCCCTTAAGAGTGACATGTAAGGTTGGAACCCTAGTTCTCAAAGTCTGTTGTAATATTCCACCAAAATAAGACAGAATTTTATGTTTGTAAAACATGTTTATCCTTTGGTTTTGGATAAAAAGTATGTTGGTTGTTAATAATAAAGTGAACCTACACTCACTTTTATCTTAGTTTTCTTGTTTTATTTCATCATTCACTTTCATTATAAAAACAAGCATTTAATGaggattaaattttttaaaattaacgaAATCCactttaaaacaaataattacgatttatatatgtttaattAATCACAAGATCGTAAGAtaaatcattaattatttttcataactttttattttacaaatataaatagaTATGTTGTATTTTCTTAGTTTTCTTACCCACTTTAATTGATTGGTATGAATTGATTACGTATTCTTTGAACTAAGACATTTTGAAAGGAGAAGAGTCTTAATCATGGTCAATGGCTGCTTCAGTAGTTTTTGTTATCATAGATAGCTACAATCCTACAAGATATATTCAACTCCATAGCCGCCACTAAAGATCATCATTCATAATTTATCTACTTATTCATAATTTCTAATTCTTctaatatttattgatttatttggtGGGGtgcatgataaaaaaatatcattatatgCAAGATAATGTAGTACGTGTTCTGTTTATAAGAGTGTTCAGGTTGTAtacaaaataaactaaaatatgtataaagttaaattattttatatttttgtatcgTACCACAAATACAATAATCTCAATtgtattttcatattaaaacacGACTTTCTAGTCATCTCCAAACACATTCTCGTACACATGCAGTACAAAAGTAAAACATCTTTCATaggaaataataaataattgtattaGCAAGTTAATggactaaaatatatattaaatgtcaACTACTAAAATTTtacttagtttatttttttaattaaatatatattaattatcattttctGTATGATTCATACAAAGAATACTATATACAAAGAATACAAATTATAAGACATAATTAGATTCTTAAGTTCAACTTAACCTTGCTCCCAAGAATACCAAACTTTctatattttgttatttctattgtattaattaatatCTGACAAGTCACATATCATTCGGTCTCATTGATGAACCGATCtcgtattaatatattttgaaaatatttagtAAATGACAGCAATAACAATTATGGAAACTTTTTACCAATCATAATCGTGTCCCACTGAATTTGGATAACATCCTCGAAAAATCAACTAATACTGATTCAGTGGAAGAAATTGATTTATTAAGATATTCTTTAAATATACGAACATACAAACATAACATATCAATATATCTCTCTGTAAATCAAGGATCATGTTAGAAATCAGTTAACACTAATATTTGATAGATTCAGTCCATGACTACAAAAACTCATGACTAAACACTTTAAATAAATCATCTCCAGAAGTGTAAGGTATGCTTTAATCAACTTTCACTATACACTCTTAACACTACTTACTTGATTGTCGAAGTATCTTTTTCAGGTCAACTCCAGCCGAACACCAACAATTAAAGGTGAAAAGGCAACTGAGACATCAAGACTTGTACAACCAATTATTATCTATACCTTCTTTGTCTATACAGGTACACTTatgattaattaataaaaataatattattaatatcatacATTATTTCGTATGAAGAtaaagttaataataataataataataataataataataataataataataataataataataataataattataataataataacaataacaacgAGACAAAGTTGATATGTGATATAGATAAATTTGGTAATATatgaaataacaaaagaagaagtCGTTAATGTAAATTAGTGAACGACAAGAGATAAATAATATATGTGATATAAATACATTTACGTATGTGTTTGGAAAGAATATTCATGTATTTAAACAGATTCCAATAGTTTTGGTACTTATATATGTTAGGTTATATACcatttataacatttaaaatgAGATCAGATTAATTCATTATGTAAGATGTGAGATCTGTATATTAATTGATtatgtataatatattaaataaattgaattggTTATAAAAGATATTATACTAGAGATTTATTCTATaattaacatttaatatttgtttaataaCAAGAGATATTGTGGAGAGTTTTTGTATTATACATATAATCATCTTCAACAGAGTAAGGAAGCAGACCAGAATTATCCAGTTCTCTAGTTTTAAGCATAAACGAACACAGGAACAAAGTGTGATCATCAATGCCTTCTCTCTTCACCACTGCCAAGATGTTCTCTTTCTCTACTCtcatgcttcttcttcttcagctATTCACAATCAACCTTCGCACTGCAGGTTCTCTCATTTACTTCCACCATTGCTATATAATGGTAGTTCATATATAATATGTTATCAGAAAATAACACTTTTAATCCTACTCAATTCAGGAAttgctttttgtttttgttttccaaatgataagttttattttaaccCTAACAAAATATAACATTTCTTTCAAATAAGCTTCACCACATTTATTCATTGTTCTCTATCAATTTCTCATATATGTATATGATAAGTATATTTCTGAGGATAAATCTTCTGAAGTGACTTTATCAACTGCATCaaatttttgttcttcaattataatatattattatgaaacATTCCATCCGACATAAGCACCCGCAGATGTCCAAAATATAGAATACAATAATAGAGTTAATATATATAGGAAATTAACATGATAAAAATCTTAATTGATGATTatgatttatataattcataatgtaAAACAATTTACTAAGGTTTGCAATTTTTCTAATAATAACGATCCTCACaacagaattataaaaaaaatgcatcttagttaaaataacttaaaaaaatttatgtatcTTGCCATACTTAAAACATTGGGTCTTTGTTGTTAATAATTTAACTTCTACTTAATAGTTTGGCTCTTAgcagataaatattttaaatgataagtTAGGGATTAATAAAGTAGTTTATTGGATTCGAAATGTTTGGTAATCGTtgaaaaatgtaaaatgatACAAAATGATGTAATTACAtaagttttattatatatatacatttttttaagaaaaaatatattttatgtatttatgatttattttttaaaataattaaattcttattgaatatttttaataattttatttattatttaaaattgtatatacttttttttatataaataaatcatgttatttaaatgagttaaactaacttataaattaagccaatatttatcttgttttgttttctaaaagGTGTTTAATGATCCTGATGGCTAGATGATGATTTTTGTTGATTGTTTTGTTGTATATAGAGTCGGTAGTATGTTTGATTTTGACTATTTTTATATGAAGATCAAACATTTTTAAAGTGTGGATTGGAATaccttaaaatatttgtataggTTGAGACACATAATCTTCTGAAGTGTgtcatcttattttatttattctttgttgagaaaaaaaataattttactttttaatcattttatattttatgataaGTTTAACCAAGAATATTATAGATGAGAATTTTGATGTGTTTGGGTAGCAGATGGTGAGATTGGCGTGTGTTACGGCACATTGGTGACAATTTACCTCCCGCAAGTGAAGTCGTAAGCCTTTACCAATCAAACAACATAGCAAGAATGAGACTCTTTGATCCTAATCAAGATGCTCTAGACGCCCTTGCAAATTCAGCCATTGAGCTCATTCTCGGGGTCCCAAACGTGGACCTTGAAGGTCTTGCTACAAGCTCTGACACTGCCATTCAATGGGTGCAAACCAACGTG harbors:
- the LOC137823024 gene encoding glucan endo-1,3-beta-glucosidase, basic isoform isoform X1; translation: MASQFPRNQRFSFAAFLLLFQLFTVNLITTADAQIGVCYGMMGNNLPSANEVINLYRSNNIRRMRLYDPNQAALQALRNSGIELILGVPNSDLQGLATNADTARQWVQRNVLNFWPSVKIKYIAVGNEVSPVGGSSWYAQYVLPAVQNVYQAVRAQGLHDQIKVSTAIDMTLIGNSYPPSQGSFRGDVRSYLDPIIGYLLYASAPLLVNVYPYFSYSGNPRDISLPYALFTSPNVVVRDGQYGYQNLFDAMLDSVHAAIDNTRIGYVEVVVSESGWPSDGGFGATYDNARVYLDNLVRRAGRGSPRRPSKPTETYIFAMFDENQKSPEIEKHFGLFKPSKEKKYPFGFGAQRDAKIVVDEFNATYPLKSDM
- the LOC137823024 gene encoding glucan endo-1,3-beta-glucosidase, basic isoform isoform X2 encodes the protein MASQFPRNQRFSFAAFLLLFQLFTVNLITTDAQIGVCYGMMGNNLPSANEVINLYRSNNIRRMRLYDPNQAALQALRNSGIELILGVPNSDLQGLATNADTARQWVQRNVLNFWPSVKIKYIAVGNEVSPVGGSSWYAQYVLPAVQNVYQAVRAQGLHDQIKVSTAIDMTLIGNSYPPSQGSFRGDVRSYLDPIIGYLLYASAPLLVNVYPYFSYSGNPRDISLPYALFTSPNVVVRDGQYGYQNLFDAMLDSVHAAIDNTRIGYVEVVVSESGWPSDGGFGATYDNARVYLDNLVRRAGRGSPRRPSKPTETYIFAMFDENQKSPEIEKHFGLFKPSKEKKYPFGFGAQRDAKIVVDEFNATYPLKSDM